The following proteins are encoded in a genomic region of Mycoplasmopsis columbinasalis:
- a CDS encoding metallophosphoesterase family protein codes for MRLVAIGGVHRNTKDLLDIIQIEKTLAAQENKKIYFLSAGDMELPDELIQANFDFFVDDKTQYCTSFENQKIVTLQSDSQKIKLILTYGNNLVEDQSDLLINSKLEKVLHKLAQKESHPLENLCVVFGWTHFPTFVEFPNNCYVTNPGSAFEPRFGSIPSYLVLDFQNGKVTNFKFKNTSVMDHYYDMHMTHIPKIVK; via the coding sequence ATGAGATTGGTTGCAATTGGTGGTGTGCACAGAAACACGAAAGATCTATTGGATATTATTCAAATCGAAAAAACTTTGGCAGCACAAGAGAATAAAAAGATTTACTTTTTAAGTGCTGGCGATATGGAACTTCCTGACGAATTAATTCAAGCAAATTTTGATTTTTTTGTTGACGACAAGACTCAATATTGTACTTCATTTGAAAATCAAAAAATTGTTACTTTACAAAGTGATTCACAGAAAATAAAACTAATACTAACTTATGGCAACAACTTAGTTGAAGACCAAAGCGATCTCTTAATTAATAGTAAACTTGAAAAAGTTTTGCACAAACTCGCGCAAAAGGAGTCACATCCACTTGAAAATCTTTGCGTAGTTTTTGGCTGGACACATTTTCCAACTTTTGTTGAGTTTCCAAATAATTGCTATGTGACAAATCCAGGTTCTGCGTTTGAGCCAAGATTTGGTTCCATTCCATCATATTTAGTTTTAGATTTTCAAAATGGCAAAGTCACTAACTTCAAGTTTAAAAATACGTCAGTGATGGATCATTACTACGATATGCACATGACACACATACCAAAAATAGTAAAATAA
- a CDS encoding metallophosphoesterase family protein → MKIIVFSDMHEKEFLTSEFVNGEKKLAEKNGEKVIFVSLGDSELSDDFIKNHFQYYVKGLADKDSQLPELTTFDLTNDGKKFTFVLQHGSKLTVNKMDLLVDSKLPVIFKDFAHTHNLPTTDVCYLFGYTHMPTYVESANNVFIVNPGSAFEPEFGSIPCFMILTFDEKLNKITNFKIKSTNILTDYDEQIQVHI, encoded by the coding sequence ATGAAAATAATTGTTTTTAGCGATATGCATGAAAAGGAATTTTTAACATCAGAATTTGTTAATGGCGAAAAGAAACTTGCTGAAAAAAATGGCGAAAAAGTAATTTTTGTGAGCTTAGGTGACTCAGAATTATCAGATGATTTTATTAAAAATCATTTTCAGTACTATGTTAAAGGCTTAGCGGACAAAGACTCACAATTACCAGAGTTAACTACTTTTGACTTAACTAATGATGGTAAAAAATTTACTTTTGTTTTACAACATGGTTCAAAATTAACTGTTAACAAAATGGATTTGTTAGTTGATTCGAAATTACCTGTTATTTTTAAAGACTTTGCTCACACGCACAACCTGCCTACAACTGATGTTTGTTATCTTTTTGGTTATACGCATATGCCAACTTATGTTGAATCTGCAAACAACGTTTTCATCGTTAATCCTGGCTCTGCATTTGAACCTGAATTTGGTTCAATTCCATGTTTTATGATTTTAACTTTTGATGAAAAACTTAACAAAATTACAAATTTTAAAATCAAAAGCACGAACATTTTGACTGACTATGATGAACAAATACAAGTACATATATAA
- a CDS encoding Cof-type HAD-IIB family hydrolase gives MEQKQMRFLFAIDLDGTLLSSSASGEIHERTLKAIERAKREGHVVCILTGRPWRSTKPIYEKLGLDTVVANYNGAQIHNPKDENFIPYIKYLDLNEMLYVLGDPKVEKEISNVAIEGPGWVQLQHRDKDLESVFGFSSSPKFKVGINYNKIPLKPTGIIFDVKPTTDVEALRTYLKRKYGDLGEFSYWSKGKNLTPVFDITNVSVNKGAALSLLSRFYSIDLDHTIAIGDGFNDVPMFKVASISVAVGNATYDVKKYATIKLRKQNDEGAVGYFIDKILDDPQKIIDKSNAVLEKIIKRHWVSEDDDE, from the coding sequence ATGGAACAAAAACAAATGAGATTTTTATTTGCAATCGACTTAGATGGAACTTTACTTTCTTCTAGTGCAAGCGGTGAAATTCACGAAAGAACTTTGAAGGCAATTGAAAGAGCAAAACGCGAAGGCCACGTAGTATGTATTTTGACAGGCCGCCCATGAAGATCGACAAAACCAATTTATGAAAAATTAGGGTTAGATACAGTTGTAGCTAATTACAACGGCGCTCAAATTCACAACCCTAAAGATGAAAACTTTATCCCTTACATTAAGTATCTCGATTTAAATGAAATGCTTTATGTTCTTGGTGACCCGAAAGTTGAAAAAGAAATCAGCAACGTCGCTATCGAAGGACCTGGTTGAGTACAACTACAACACCGTGACAAAGATCTTGAAAGCGTGTTTGGTTTTTCATCAAGTCCTAAGTTTAAGGTGGGAATTAATTACAACAAAATCCCACTTAAGCCAACAGGAATTATTTTTGATGTGAAACCAACTACCGATGTTGAAGCTTTAAGAACATATCTTAAACGTAAATATGGTGACTTAGGGGAATTTTCTTACTGATCAAAAGGAAAGAATTTGACTCCTGTTTTTGATATTACTAATGTTTCTGTCAATAAGGGCGCTGCTTTAAGTTTACTCTCAAGATTCTACAGCATAGATTTAGACCACACCATTGCAATTGGTGATGGTTTTAACGATGTACCAATGTTTAAAGTGGCCTCAATTTCAGTTGCGGTTGGCAATGCAACCTATGATGTTAAAAAATACGCAACCATCAAACTCAGAAAACAAAACGATGAAGGTGCCGTTGGTTACTTTATTGATAAAATTTTGGATGACCCACAAAAGATAATTGATAAAAGTAACGCAGTACTTGAAAAAATTATTAAGAGACATTGGGTTTCTGAGGACGACGATGAGTAA
- a CDS encoding ribonuclease HIII, with protein sequence MSNYDLDIIDLDDGRTYNFEAIYNHPYFIGVDETGTGDFFGPVVATSAYLPAERIAEIKVLGVKDSKKISDDKILNLAPKLEKIALSYTYVLSPRGYNNLCKKYNANEIKMFIHLQSINGLLDQTYREKLRVDGIFIDKYSTQRTIRNYYQKFVDNGYFRIRPLNYQVILGTKGESKSLAVAVASIIARARFLKYKKKMDIDYDTHFPFGAGKEVKELRNTLLQELGESELYEIAKVHFKMDEKEKSDL encoded by the coding sequence ATGAGTAATTACGATCTCGACATCATCGATTTAGATGATGGACGCACATATAATTTTGAAGCAATTTACAATCACCCCTATTTTATAGGCGTAGACGAAACTGGCACAGGTGATTTTTTTGGTCCAGTAGTAGCAACTTCTGCCTATCTTCCTGCTGAACGAATTGCAGAAATAAAAGTTCTGGGAGTAAAAGATAGCAAAAAAATCAGCGATGATAAAATTCTTAATTTAGCACCCAAACTTGAAAAAATCGCCTTGAGTTATACCTATGTTTTAAGTCCGCGGGGATACAATAATCTTTGTAAAAAATACAATGCGAATGAAATTAAAATGTTTATTCATTTACAAAGTATTAACGGACTTTTAGATCAAACATACCGTGAAAAATTACGAGTAGATGGCATTTTTATTGATAAATATTCAACGCAGAGAACTATTCGTAATTACTACCAAAAATTTGTGGACAATGGATACTTTCGGATTAGACCTTTAAATTATCAAGTAATTTTAGGAACTAAAGGCGAAAGTAAAAGTTTAGCAGTAGCTGTTGCTTCAATTATTGCTCGCGCGAGATTTTTAAAATATAAAAAGAAAATGGACATAGATTATGACACGCATTTTCCTTTTGGCGCCGGTAAAGAAGTAAAAGAATTACGTAATACACTTTTACAAGAACTTGGTGAGTCTGAATTATATGAAATTGCGAAAGTTCATTTTAAAATGGATGAAAAAGAAAAATCTGACTTATAA
- the glyA gene encoding serine hydroxymethyltransferase, with protein MDKHDNYYRINLLDQDVAAIINKEAKRQEDHIELIASENYVSEDVLKATGSIFTNKYAEGYPQKRYYGGCEFTDELELLAQNRLKKLFNVNYVNVQPYSGSTANAAAISSICKPGDKIMGLDLASGGHLSHGYKITFSGTFFTTATYYTDENGLLDYEAIKEIAIKEKPQLIICGYSAYSRIVDFQKFREIADACGAKLMADIAHIAGLVATGLHPSPVPYADIITSTTHKTLRGARGAIIMTNNEEIAKKVDRWVFPGFQGGPLVHQIAGKCVAFGEALKPEYKTYAQKIVKNANEFCNAFKNYNVPIISGGTDNHLFTINVYQGYGITGVDAENLLGKFNITVNKNTIPNDPLGPRVTSGVRLGTPAMTSRDFTKWTELAALMNEILSQGNKILENKQRVGIIKAQIASWTKEFPIKKHY; from the coding sequence ATGGACAAACACGACAATTATTACCGGATTAATTTACTTGATCAAGATGTGGCCGCAATTATTAACAAAGAAGCTAAACGTCAAGAAGACCACATCGAATTAATTGCAAGCGAAAACTATGTTAGTGAAGATGTTTTGAAGGCAACTGGCTCAATTTTTACTAACAAATATGCTGAAGGCTATCCGCAAAAACGTTACTATGGTGGCTGCGAATTTACTGATGAACTTGAACTTTTAGCACAAAATCGTCTAAAAAAACTTTTCAATGTTAATTATGTGAATGTACAACCATATTCAGGTTCAACTGCAAACGCAGCAGCCATTAGCTCAATTTGCAAACCAGGAGATAAAATTATGGGTTTAGATTTAGCTTCTGGCGGGCACCTTAGTCATGGTTACAAAATCACTTTTAGCGGCACATTTTTTACAACTGCAACTTACTATACAGATGAAAATGGATTACTTGATTACGAAGCAATTAAAGAAATCGCAATTAAAGAAAAACCACAACTCATTATTTGCGGCTATTCAGCTTATTCAAGAATTGTTGACTTTCAAAAATTTAGGGAAATTGCTGATGCTTGTGGTGCCAAATTAATGGCTGACATTGCTCACATCGCGGGTTTAGTTGCTACTGGACTTCACCCTTCGCCTGTACCTTACGCAGACATTATTACTTCTACTACGCATAAAACTTTGCGCGGGGCACGCGGGGCAATCATTATGACTAATAATGAAGAGATTGCTAAAAAAGTTGACCGTTGAGTTTTTCCAGGCTTCCAAGGCGGGCCTTTAGTGCACCAAATCGCTGGCAAATGCGTTGCTTTTGGTGAAGCTTTAAAACCTGAGTATAAAACTTATGCACAAAAAATAGTCAAAAACGCAAATGAATTTTGCAACGCATTTAAAAATTACAATGTGCCAATTATTTCTGGTGGAACTGATAATCACTTGTTCACCATTAATGTTTACCAAGGTTATGGTATCACCGGTGTTGATGCTGAAAACTTGCTTGGAAAATTTAACATTACGGTCAATAAAAATACCATTCCAAACGATCCTTTAGGTCCACGCGTTACCTCGGGTGTTAGACTTGGCACACCAGCGATGACTTCAAGAGATTTTACTAAGTGAACTGAATTAGCAGCGTTAATGAACGAAATTTTAAGTCAAGGTAATAAGATTCTAGAAAACAAACAACGCGTAGGAATAATCAAAGCACAAATTGCTAGTTGAACAAAAGAATTTCCTATTAAGAAACATTATTAA
- a CDS encoding phenylalanine--tRNA ligase subunit beta, translating into MLVSLKQVNKFLQLQTNPISKDELENIFNRLGYEVESVTPFSQAQGIKFGKVLDVKPNPNSKNLNVVQLETATGNVTIQTVATNAQVGYWAVAFVEGAKLGEITFTTKMMAGVASQGMLSGFPELGYDVKYLPYSEDDLVMLNTSEFPELNLTTDPLEFFDLNDFIFDITTPANRSDVNSYATLVDEIAAEYGVTVPELLWTNKPITKSFKVNQADIKIAKVSEFNQHLMFFEVDVKNAQTKFANLLLLAKHHIEVKNIWAIDMTNLALLLLGTPVHAYDATKIGKKLWCELYTGKLEILGKKEVDVKDVIIVRDENKPISIASVMGLENSAVTAQTQKVVFEIGTFDSKKIRQAAKQIKIDSSASVQGARGISGHTLLRVFDFIKNQGALDGLATAKIAPTLAGKNFNEYLTWKNDAELKKHSFLPKSRKIRFNPKTLALYANVSENKAKLQFKDAADKLEKLGFLFLNRTTGKKRIKAERLSANTDIYAPLYRNDVKSTEDIIEELFRFTNYDSFVSQAPKLRNYEVQTRNVDKEKLAGAGYQEVRTFSLTSKEKNKFNPFAFEQDVNLKTFVSLEREVVRNSILPSLLEVAEYNLKRKITSFNLFENGMINYNEYVYGLVSSVKSVQELKQDVTNFLGTNNLSFAPFTDNELVHPKVSAKIYQDGKFIGWVGKFIPTFDKYGLVVAEFKTPKQTKKTTLFAEYNNEPFKSIDLTFELEPQTHIKHIVDELQTKFKVYEIKQIDEFLKDDKNYPTLRITAEAETIQLINDYYNKK; encoded by the coding sequence ATGTTAGTTTCGCTTAAGCAAGTCAATAAATTTTTGCAATTACAAACCAACCCAATTTCAAAAGATGAATTAGAAAATATTTTTAACCGTTTAGGTTATGAAGTAGAAAGTGTTACCCCGTTTAGCCAAGCACAAGGAATTAAATTTGGTAAGGTGCTTGATGTCAAACCAAATCCAAATAGCAAAAACTTAAATGTAGTGCAACTTGAAACTGCTACTGGCAATGTGACTATTCAAACCGTAGCAACTAACGCGCAAGTTGGCTACTGAGCAGTTGCTTTTGTTGAGGGCGCTAAACTAGGTGAAATTACTTTTACCACCAAAATGATGGCAGGTGTAGCTTCACAAGGAATGTTATCTGGTTTTCCTGAATTAGGTTATGACGTTAAATACTTACCCTACTCAGAAGATGATTTGGTTATGCTAAACACAAGTGAGTTTCCTGAACTAAATTTAACTACTGACCCACTTGAATTTTTTGACCTAAATGACTTTATTTTTGATATTACAACCCCAGCAAATCGTTCTGATGTCAATTCTTATGCAACTTTAGTTGACGAAATTGCTGCTGAATATGGAGTTACTGTTCCTGAATTACTGTGAACCAATAAACCTATAACAAAGAGTTTTAAAGTAAATCAAGCAGACATTAAAATTGCAAAGGTAAGCGAATTCAATCAACACTTAATGTTTTTTGAAGTTGATGTCAAAAATGCACAAACTAAATTTGCAAATTTATTACTTTTAGCAAAACACCATATTGAAGTTAAAAACATTTGAGCTATTGATATGACTAACTTAGCATTGTTGTTGCTTGGTACACCAGTGCATGCTTATGATGCGACTAAAATTGGCAAAAAACTTTGGTGTGAACTATACACGGGCAAACTTGAAATTTTAGGTAAAAAAGAAGTTGATGTCAAAGATGTAATTATCGTGCGTGACGAAAACAAACCAATTTCAATCGCATCGGTAATGGGTTTAGAAAATTCTGCAGTTACTGCGCAAACTCAAAAAGTTGTTTTTGAAATCGGTACTTTTGATTCGAAAAAAATTAGGCAAGCAGCTAAACAAATTAAAATCGATTCATCTGCTTCAGTACAAGGCGCTCGTGGTATTAGCGGACACACCTTATTAAGAGTTTTTGATTTTATAAAAAATCAAGGTGCTTTAGATGGGTTGGCTACTGCTAAAATTGCGCCAACTTTAGCTGGCAAAAATTTTAACGAGTATTTAACTTGAAAAAATGATGCTGAATTGAAAAAACATTCTTTCCTTCCAAAAAGTAGAAAAATTCGTTTCAATCCAAAAACTTTAGCTTTATATGCAAACGTTTCTGAAAACAAGGCGAAATTGCAATTCAAAGATGCTGCTGATAAACTAGAAAAATTAGGCTTCTTGTTTTTAAATCGTACTACTGGCAAAAAACGTATTAAAGCAGAACGGCTATCTGCAAACACGGATATTTACGCGCCATTATATAGAAATGACGTTAAGTCAACTGAAGACATTATTGAAGAACTATTTAGATTCACAAATTATGATTCATTTGTTTCACAAGCTCCAAAATTAAGAAACTATGAAGTTCAAACTAGAAATGTTGACAAAGAAAAACTTGCAGGTGCTGGATATCAAGAAGTAAGAACCTTTAGCTTAACAAGTAAAGAAAAGAATAAATTTAATCCTTTTGCTTTTGAACAAGATGTTAACTTAAAAACTTTTGTTTCTCTCGAACGCGAAGTAGTTAGAAATTCAATTTTACCTTCGTTACTTGAAGTCGCCGAGTACAACCTTAAACGTAAAATTACATCTTTTAACTTATTTGAAAATGGAATGATTAACTATAACGAATATGTCTATGGCTTAGTGTCATCAGTGAAATCAGTCCAAGAATTAAAACAAGATGTAACTAATTTTTTAGGTACGAATAATCTCTCATTTGCGCCATTTACTGACAATGAGTTAGTGCATCCTAAAGTATCAGCAAAAATTTATCAAGATGGTAAGTTTATAGGTTGAGTTGGTAAATTCATTCCGACCTTTGATAAATATGGTTTAGTTGTAGCTGAATTCAAAACTCCAAAACAAACTAAAAAAACAACACTCTTTGCTGAATACAACAACGAACCATTTAAATCAATTGACTTAACTTTTGAACTCGAACCACAAACACACATCAAGCACATTGTTGATGAATTGCAAACTAAATTCAAAGTTTATGAAATTAAACAAATTGATGAATTCCTCAAAGATGATAAAAACTACCCTACTTTAAGAATTACTGCTGAAGCAGAAACCATTCAACTTATTAATGATTATTACAACAAAAAATAG
- a CDS encoding uracil-DNA glycosylase produces the protein MNRSFSILHQRVLQKYDFSQLKANLKAELKTHQITPHYRDWFRFGNYCNVMDLKVLILGQDPYPGENAADGLAFSTRQAERPKSLDNIFKVIKSSYPTATFTTNSLESWAQQGVLLLNTCLTSRVNAPLSHHNLGWHEYVGALIVEILHHKPDLICVCLGNAAMEFWNKYVWPYTKKDVLFASHPSPLGWDKGKRPFKTSQIFKEINDLLGPGKKIDFSTR, from the coding sequence ATGAATCGAAGTTTTTCAATTTTGCACCAACGAGTATTACAAAAATACGATTTCAGTCAATTAAAAGCAAATTTAAAAGCTGAACTTAAAACTCACCAAATTACACCACATTACCGTGACTGATTCCGTTTTGGCAACTATTGTAATGTAATGGATTTGAAAGTTTTGATTCTCGGCCAAGACCCTTATCCTGGCGAAAATGCTGCTGATGGTTTAGCTTTTTCAACACGACAAGCAGAGCGCCCCAAAAGTCTCGATAATATTTTTAAAGTTATCAAATCATCCTATCCCACAGCAACATTCACAACAAATTCTCTAGAATCCTGAGCACAACAAGGTGTGTTACTACTTAATACTTGTTTAACTTCTAGAGTGAATGCGCCTTTAAGTCATCATAACCTTGGTTGACACGAATATGTAGGCGCGTTAATTGTCGAAATTTTGCACCACAAACCTGATTTGATTTGTGTTTGTTTAGGTAACGCGGCAATGGAATTTTGAAACAAGTATGTATGACCTTATACCAAAAAGGATGTCTTGTTTGCTTCACATCCCTCACCTTTAGGTTGAGATAAAGGAAAAAGGCCTTTTAAAACATCTCAAATTTTTAAAGAAATAAACGATTTACTCGGACCAGGCAAAAAAATTGATTTTTCAACTCGATAG
- the pheS gene encoding phenylalanine--tRNA ligase subunit alpha: MIQWEKIKTLEELKQAKNQIYGDNSEFQTLQNKVRSASPEEKKELGKQLSELKKFYEQKIKEAEAQIERYKLEEAISKEFVDVTTPVHKVGTLHPITLIENKLRDWFYQNGYFEATAGEITTDLYNFEKLNIPQNHPARDMQDSLYINEKILLRTHNTGISAQELEKRANQPANVFAIGKVYRNDEDDTTHSHQFTQLDFISVGNVSFANLKWTLESLLSYVFETQVKVRMRPSYFPFTEPSVEVDVFYKNKWIEILGAGMIHKNVLRAAGYTNNMSAFAAGIGLERLAMIKYEIKNIREFYKNDLRTLNQFNNR, translated from the coding sequence ATGATCCAATGAGAAAAAATCAAAACTCTCGAAGAACTTAAACAAGCTAAAAATCAAATTTATGGTGACAACAGTGAATTTCAAACCTTACAAAACAAAGTAAGAAGCGCTTCACCAGAAGAAAAAAAGGAATTGGGAAAGCAATTAAGCGAACTTAAAAAGTTTTACGAACAAAAAATCAAAGAAGCTGAAGCTCAAATTGAAAGATATAAATTAGAGGAAGCAATTAGCAAAGAATTTGTGGATGTCACAACACCAGTTCACAAAGTTGGTACTCTTCACCCTATTACTTTAATTGAAAACAAATTAAGAGATTGATTTTACCAAAATGGCTATTTTGAAGCTACAGCCGGTGAAATTACAACTGACTTGTATAATTTCGAAAAACTAAACATTCCTCAAAATCACCCTGCTCGTGATATGCAGGATTCACTTTATATAAATGAAAAAATTTTGTTACGAACACACAATACTGGTATTAGTGCCCAAGAACTCGAAAAAAGAGCAAATCAACCTGCGAATGTGTTTGCAATTGGCAAAGTTTATCGTAATGACGAAGATGATACAACGCACTCGCATCAATTCACACAACTCGATTTTATTAGCGTAGGCAATGTTAGTTTTGCGAATTTAAAATGAACTCTTGAATCGTTACTTTCTTATGTTTTTGAAACACAAGTTAAAGTCAGAATGCGGCCAAGTTATTTCCCTTTCACTGAACCAAGTGTAGAAGTTGATGTCTTCTATAAAAATAAATGAATTGAAATTTTAGGCGCTGGTATGATCCACAAAAATGTTTTGCGAGCAGCAGGTTACACCAATAATATGAGTGCTTTTGCTGCTGGAATTGGTCTTGAACGTCTTGCGATGATTAAGTATGAAATTAAAAATATTCGTGAATTTTACAAAAATGACCTTAGAACATTAAATCAATTTAACAACAGATAA
- a CDS encoding replication-associated recombination protein A: protein MKNLANELRPKTLNDVIGQPQVTDLLKKVAQNQLHFSFIFYGESGTGKTSAAVALANDLGLSYGFFNATIDSKKDLQELLETKDIIILDEIHRLNKDKQDILLSYLEADKIIVYATTTENPYFRVNPALRSRMQIRQFNKISEEDIFLGLKKVKETYFLDLKISDQNLKNLVKVSNGDYRSAINNLQLISLVSSKDEEITETQIKKIIPNINFYSDKDADAHYHFLSAFHKSLRGSDVDAALYWGTLILKSGDYHGLFRRLTCAAYEDVGLADSNLPMRIDAAFDAVEKLGFPEANLPIYFAIITVALAPKSNTVVKSIGELNNFVDQGNVFEVPKHLKDAHYASAKYLGDGLGYKYPHDFPNSLVKQQYLPNEIKNKQFIDFSDNDSKKFKEWYQELKRIQNEGE, encoded by the coding sequence ATGAAAAATTTAGCCAATGAACTTAGACCCAAAACACTAAATGACGTAATTGGGCAGCCACAAGTTACGGACTTATTAAAAAAAGTTGCTCAAAACCAATTACACTTTAGTTTCATTTTTTACGGCGAAAGCGGAACTGGTAAAACAAGCGCCGCAGTTGCTTTAGCTAATGATTTAGGTTTAAGTTATGGTTTTTTTAATGCAACAATTGATTCAAAAAAAGATTTGCAAGAATTATTAGAGACCAAAGACATTATTATTTTGGACGAAATTCACAGACTTAATAAAGATAAACAAGATATCTTACTTTCTTATTTAGAAGCAGACAAAATTATAGTTTATGCCACCACAACTGAAAATCCTTATTTTCGCGTTAACCCGGCCCTTAGAAGCAGAATGCAAATTCGACAGTTTAATAAAATTAGTGAAGAAGACATTTTTTTAGGACTTAAAAAAGTCAAAGAAACTTATTTTCTCGACTTAAAAATTTCAGACCAAAACTTAAAGAATTTAGTCAAAGTCTCCAACGGAGATTACCGCTCAGCTATTAATAATTTGCAACTAATTTCTCTTGTGAGCAGTAAGGACGAAGAAATTACGGAAACACAAATTAAAAAGATTATTCCTAATATAAATTTTTATAGCGATAAAGATGCCGATGCACACTATCACTTTTTATCAGCATTTCATAAGTCGTTACGTGGTAGTGATGTTGATGCTGCGCTTTACTGAGGAACACTTATACTCAAGTCAGGCGACTATCACGGTTTGTTTAGAAGATTGACTTGTGCTGCTTATGAAGATGTTGGTTTAGCAGACTCAAATTTACCTATGCGAATCGATGCAGCTTTTGATGCGGTGGAAAAGTTAGGTTTTCCAGAGGCTAATTTACCGATTTATTTTGCAATAATTACTGTGGCGCTTGCGCCTAAAAGTAATACAGTTGTAAAAAGTATTGGTGAGTTAAACAATTTTGTTGACCAAGGAAACGTTTTTGAAGTACCAAAACACCTCAAAGATGCTCATTATGCTTCCGCGAAGTATTTAGGTGATGGCTTAGGTTATAAATATCCACACGATTTTCCGAATAGTCTTGTAAAACAGCAGTATTTACCAAATGAAATTAAAAACAAGCAGTTTATTGATTTTAGTGACAACGACTCTAAAAAATTTAAAGAGTGATATCAAGAATTAAAACGAATTCAAAACGAAGGAGAATAA